The genome window GCAAGTTCGAAAAGGCGATTTGATTATCGGAATCAGCGATCAGATCAAGATAGACATCTCCTGGTTCGGTCTTTTAGGGCAAAAGGTCGAGATCCGGGACGTTTCGATTTCAGGCGGTCAAATCAATCTTCACAAACTGAAAGACGGATCGATCGATCTGATCGAATTTCTTCAAAATGGAAAGGAAGCGCCCAAAGAAGATCGTGAAACTCATACCATCAAAATCTTCGATCCGACTTCATCGAACGCGGGCGCTCCTCTGAATCCGAAGGAAGTTCTCAAGATCGGATTAAAGAACATTCAGATCGAAAATTTCTACGTTCATTATCAGGACGATACTCATAATAGAACCTATGGAATCTATCTTTGGAAATCCTCTTTCGGTATTTCCTTTTACGGAGACACGCTCGACATAACTCTGCAAGGAAAATTGGACGAGCAGAGTTTTCAAATTTATGGAAGCGCCGGGCTGGAAGAATTTCCTACAACTCTCGAAAAACTTCAATTCCAAGCAACGATCATATTCGACAACTGTTCCCTTTCCATCTTTCGCGATTTACTTTCAATTTTTCCCAACGCCGATTTTTCCAAGACGATCTATAACGGAACGATTAAAATCAGCAAAGCGGCCAACGAAACCATCAATTTCAACGTAATCGCTCAAGCGAAAAACTTCGCATACAAAGGCGGGAATCCGTTCGGTGATCTTAAGGTGAATTTGGAATTACGTTTGGACATTCCGAATAAAAAATTAGAATTTCCTTATATAACGGCGGTTTGGCCCGGAGTGGCGGAAGGAACTGCGAGAGGAACGGTTCTGTGGAACTATAAGACAAATTCGTCATTTCAAATTTCCGCAAGCTATCTGGATTATCAGAGTTTACTTCGTCTCGGAAAGTTATTCGAATTTACGAAGAAGTTCGACGATCCTAAACGTCCGGACGGTGTTTTTTATTTCAGCGCTGATCTGAAAAACGTGTACGCCTTAAAACATAGATTCCCTGTTTTAAAAGCCGAGATCAAATACGCATATCCCTGGATTCACATTTCCAGTTTCCACGCATATATTTACAACGGAGAAATATTAGGAAAATCTAAAATAAATCCTTTCAAATCCAGATTCGAGGTTCAAGGAGAAGCATATCGAATTCAAACGGATCGGATTCTCATGCCATATATAAACGACCGGATCATCAACGGAAATCTGTTCAGCAAATTCAGTTTTGTAACGGAGGTGCACGATCGATCTCCGGATTTTGTGGGAGATTTTTTTAGGAACATGGAAGGCTCCGGAAATTTGCAAATCTTGAACGGAGAACTTTTGGGTTACGCGAACTTTATGATTCCGGTTTTAAACACGCTCGGAAAAATCATTTCCTTCAACGGGATCGACGGAAGAAAGGTGGAATTCTCCACTTTAAAATCGGATTTCAAAATCGAAAATAATCGATTCTATTTCCAAAATCTAAAACTGCAAGGCAACGGTTTGGAAGCGGACGTAAAGGGAAACATCGGCTTCGATAAGAACGTGGACGTTCTTCTGAATTTAAGAATGGGGGGAAACATCGTCGGTAAGGCTCTGAAAATTCCGATCATTTATAAAGGAGTCTTTAAACAATCGATTCCTTATATAGATCCGATTTGGCTGGGATCGGTCTTTGCAGGAAGCACGATTCTAGCGCCATTCTTTACGCCCGTGGGTGGACCTTACGGTGGAGGTATTGCAGGATCCGTCGTATCGGAATATGTGCGGGACGCATGGGAAGGCTTTAAAGGTTTATTCTCATCCAAAGAAGAAAACAAGAAAAAATAAAATCGAAATCGTAAGGAGAATTTATGAAACCAAAATTATTGATTCGGATCGCCGCCATCATGTTGCTTATCTTTGCAATTGGTCATTCGATCGGTCATTTTACTCGATACAACACGACCGATCCGCAAGCGCTTACCGTTATTTCCGCAATGCAGCAAACAAAAATTCCAATGGAAGGCGTTACAAAATCATACGATCAATTCTATTCGGGAATGAGTTTGAACCTGAGCATCGTTTTGTTTTCGTTGACGATCCTTCTTTGGTTCCTATCGAATCTTGCAGAGTCTGATCCAGGTGCGACTTTGAAACTTTTGCTTCCGATTTTCTTTTGTGTCGCCGCTTTTTCAGTTACGGGTTTTTTGTATTTCTTTGCGGCGCCGACACTGATTTCATCGTTGGGTGCGATTTCACTTTTGGCGAGCATCGCGATCTTGCAGAAGAAGTCATAG of Leptospira sanjuanensis contains these proteins:
- a CDS encoding AsmA family protein, which codes for MKLLKRIQEFLYSNRIKFLAILLFQVLALALFTLLPILSRQDFYKDFILTEIEKETGLEVKVESSDLILFPFPGIELNSVQVRKGDLIIGISDQIKIDISWFGLLGQKVEIRDVSISGGQINLHKLKDGSIDLIEFLQNGKEAPKEDRETHTIKIFDPTSSNAGAPLNPKEVLKIGLKNIQIENFYVHYQDDTHNRTYGIYLWKSSFGISFYGDTLDITLQGKLDEQSFQIYGSAGLEEFPTTLEKLQFQATIIFDNCSLSIFRDLLSIFPNADFSKTIYNGTIKISKAANETINFNVIAQAKNFAYKGGNPFGDLKVNLELRLDIPNKKLEFPYITAVWPGVAEGTARGTVLWNYKTNSSFQISASYLDYQSLLRLGKLFEFTKKFDDPKRPDGVFYFSADLKNVYALKHRFPVLKAEIKYAYPWIHISSFHAYIYNGEILGKSKINPFKSRFEVQGEAYRIQTDRILMPYINDRIINGNLFSKFSFVTEVHDRSPDFVGDFFRNMEGSGNLQILNGELLGYANFMIPVLNTLGKIISFNGIDGRKVEFSTLKSDFKIENNRFYFQNLKLQGNGLEADVKGNIGFDKNVDVLLNLRMGGNIVGKALKIPIIYKGVFKQSIPYIDPIWLGSVFAGSTILAPFFTPVGGPYGGGIAGSVVSEYVRDAWEGFKGLFSSKEENKKK
- a CDS encoding LIC_13387 family protein encodes the protein MKPKLLIRIAAIMLLIFAIGHSIGHFTRYNTTDPQALTVISAMQQTKIPMEGVTKSYDQFYSGMSLNLSIVLFSLTILLWFLSNLAESDPGATLKLLLPIFFCVAAFSVTGFLYFFAAPTLISSLGAISLLASIAILQKKS